From Pongo pygmaeus isolate AG05252 chromosome 1, NHGRI_mPonPyg2-v2.0_pri, whole genome shotgun sequence, one genomic window encodes:
- the LOC129031185 gene encoding uncharacterized LOC128092251 homolog: MKTNTEMVCLRNFKRCRPPD, encoded by the coding sequence ATGAAGACAAACACAGAGATGGTGTGTCTAAGAAACTTCAAAAGGTGTAGACCTCCTGACTGA